The proteins below come from a single Pleuronectes platessa chromosome 3, fPlePla1.1, whole genome shotgun sequence genomic window:
- the LOC128436850 gene encoding uncharacterized protein LOC128436850: MVDISIALEALGALCNGNVTSVQEQASPINLSRRNLHVVPQQNLSIKLLISTVLDGDETCKVSRTSFYRLQSVLSDSGGAAAPALDEIDGPIEKNLIMDEEEFFDPKYHYDFTKRTDKKIYYRGGEKYERPCGWQRFALKVLDKYHGNTWLGNRSCRTQSCPGEWPVSYHGTSKKGADCIIEDHYEPGPRHVFGRGIYSTPDIGEASRYAKTFTSKKNGKKYKVVLQNRVNPAYRKKYKNGLYWLVPIPQGTSEAEEQAMVERAIRPYGLLLKEV; the protein is encoded by the exons ATGGTTGATATAAGCATTGCACTGGAGGCTCTGGGAGCACTCTGCAATGGCAACGTGACGTCTGTCCAGGAACAAGCATCACCAATTAATTTGTCCAGGAGGAACCTTCATGTGGTACCACAGCAGAATCTGTCCATCAAGCTTCTCATCTCTACTGTCTTGGATGGAGATGAAACCTG CAAAGTGTCAAGAACCAGCTTCTACCGGCTCCAGTCTGTCCTGTCCGACAGTGGTGGAGCTGCCGCTCCTGCACTGGACGAGATCGATGGTCCTATTGAGAAGAATCTCATTATGGATGAGGAAGAATTCTTTGACCCAAAGTATCATTATGATTTCACCAAGCGTACTGACAAAAAGATATATTATAGAGGTGGAGAAAAGTACGAGCGTCCATGCGGTTGGCAGCGATTTGCACTGAAG GTGCTGGACAAGTATCATGGGAATACCTGGCTGggaaacaggtcctgtagaacCCAGTCATGCCCAGGGGAGTGGCCTGTGTCTTACCACGGGACGTCAAAGAAAGGTGCCGACTGCATCATCGAAGATCATTACGAG CCAGGACCAAGGCACGTCTTTGGCAGGGGGATTTACTCCACACCGGATATAGGTGAAGCCAGCCGCTATGCCAAAACGTTCACCTCGAAGAAGAATGGCAAGAAGTACAAAGTGGTTTTGCAGAATCGAGTCAACCCTGCGTACAGAAAGAAGTACAAGAACGGCCTCTACTGGCTGGTCCCCATTCCACAGGGAACATCAGAAGCAGAAGAGCAGGCTATGGTAGAGAGGGCAATCCGTCCTTATGGCCTTCTGCTGAAAGAGGTCTAA
- the LOC128432460 gene encoding cysteine protease atg4da-like, translated as MNSVSPCTAQYIAGGMQEELVENRRQQQQQQQPMERQGSFGLRPPQTPDPGREAVGEPNEIDKLKAKLMSAWNNVKYGWTVKSKTSFNKMSPFSVLGHSYLLNSEDEVERFRLAFVSRVWLTYRREFPPMEGSTWTTDCGWGCMLRSGQMLLAQGLLVHLMPRDWAWPDAQQLTDVDFEVFRPNSPARAGGVPIPSFGSPRGSNTPVKSLPSDQVPKSSQKKRPECARDRQAETVHHGLVTWFGDQPLAPFGVHQLVEIGKSSGKKAGDWYGPSIVAHILRKAVAKTCVVQNLALYVAQDCTVYKEDVACLCDPSLSQTPPDPSSETWKSVIILVPVRLGGEALNPSYIECVKNILKLECCIGIIGGKPKHSLYFVGFQDEQLLYLDPHYCQPVVDVTQINFSLESFHCSSPKKMPFTRMDPSCTIGFYAKNKKDFESLCSAVNVALSSTQEKYPIFTFVEGQSQDYGLEGHSSIHSGPAALILPPGKLGQSNNRRHSDEFVFL; from the exons ATGAACTCAGTTTCCCCGTGCACAGCTCAGTACATAGCTGGAGGGATGCAGGAAGAGCTGGTGGAGAAccgcaggcagcagcagcagcagcagcagcccatgGAGCGACAGGGCAGCTTTGGTCTCAGGCCACCTCAGACTCCAGATCCCGGCAGAGAGGCGGTCGGAGAGCCCAATGAAATTGACAAATTAAAAGCCAAACTGATGTCAGCATGGAACAATGTCAAATATG GTTGGACTGTAAAGTCTAAAACCTCCTTCAACAAGATGTCCCCATTCTCTGTCCTGGGACACTCCTATCTGCTTAACAGTGAGG ACGAGGTGGAGCGCTTTCGTTTGGCTTTTGTGTCCAGGGTCTGGCTCACGTACAGGCGGGAGTTCCCTCCGATGGAGGGCTCCACCTGGACCACAGACTGTGGCTGGGGCTGCATGCTGCGCAGCGGCCAGATGCTGCTGGCACAGGGACTCCTGGTCCATTTGATGCCAAGAG ATTGGGCGTGGCCAGATGCTCAGCAGCTGACCGATGTGGACTTTGAGGTGTTCAGACCAAATTCCCCAGCTCGGGCAGGTGGGGTCCCGATCCCTTCTTTTGGGTCCCCACGAGGGTCCAACACCCCTGTGAAGTCCTTGCCAAGCGACCAGGTCCCTAAATCCAGCCAGAAGAAGAGGCCAGAGTGTGCAAGGGACAGACAAGCAGAGACCGTCCACCACGGGTTGGTCACATGGTTCGGAGATCAGCCCCTTGCACCTTTTGGAGTTCACCAACTGGTAGAAATTGGTAAAAGTTCAGGGAAGAAGGCTGGTGACTGGTATGGCCCCTCGATCGTGGCACACATACTGCG gaaAGCAGTAGCCAAAACCTGTGTTGTCCAGAACCTGGCTTTATATGTGGCTCAGGACTGTACAG TGTACAAAGAAGATGTGGCTTGTCTATGTGATCCGTCACTAAGCCAGACTCCTCCTGATCCATCAAGTGAAACCTGGAAGTCTGTCATCATCCTGGTGCCTGTTCGGCTGGGGGGGGAGGCCCTCAACCCGTCTTACATAGAATGTGTCAAG AACATTCTAAAGTTGGAGTGTTGTATTGGAATCATCGGAGGAAAACCGAAGCATTCACTCTACTTCGTTGGCTTCCAAG ATGAGCAGCTGCTGTACCTGGACCCTCACTACTGCCAACCTGTGGTGGATGTAACACAAATCAACTTCTCACTGGAG TCCTTCCACTGCAGTTCTCCTAAGAAGATGCCCTTCACCCGCATGGATCCCAGCTGCACCATCGGCTTTTACGCCAAGAACAAGAAGGACTTTGAGtctctgtgttctgctgttaatGTA GCCCTGTCGTCAACCCAGGAGAAGTACCCCATCTTTACCTTCGTAGAGGGCCAGAGTCAGGACTACGGACTTGAGGGTCACAGCAGCATTCACAGCGGACCTGCAGCCCTCATCCTGCCCCCGGGCAAACTGGGCCAGAGTAACAACAGAAGACACAGTGACGAGTTTGTCTTCCTCTAA
- the LOC128432402 gene encoding cysteine protease atg4da — protein MNSVSPCTAQYIAGGMQEELVENRRQQQQQQQQPMERQGSFGLRPPQTPDPGREAVGEPDEIDKLKAKLMSAWNNVKYGWTVKSKTSFNKMSPVSVLGHSYLLNSEDEVERFRLAFVSRVWLTYRREFPPMEGSTWTTDCGWGCMLRSGQMLLAQGLLVHLMPRDWAWPDAQQLTDVDFEVFRPNSPARAGGVPIPSFGSPRGSNTPVKSLPSDQVPKSSQKKRPECARDRQAETVHHGLVTWFGDQPLAPFGVHQLVEIGKSSGKKAGDWYGPSIVAHILRKAVAKTCVVQNLALYVAQDCTVYKEDVARLCDPSLCQTPPDPSSETWKSVIILVPVRLGGEALNPSYIECVKNILKLECCIGIIGGKPKHSLYFVGFQDEQLLYLDPHYCQPVVDVTQINFSLESFHCSSPKKMPFTRMDPSCTIGFYAKNKKDFESLCSAVNVALSSTQEKYPIFTFVEGQSQDYGLEGHSSIHSGPAALILPPGKLGQSNNRRHSDEFVFL, from the exons ATGAACTCAGTTTCTCCGTGCACAGCTCAGTACATAGCTGGAGGGATGCAGGAAGAGCTGGTGGAGAaccggaggcagcagcagcagcagcagcagcagcccatgGAGCGACAGGGCAGCTTTGGTCTCAGGCCACCTCAGACTCCAGATCCCGGCAGAGAAGCGGTCGGAGAGCCCGATGAAATAGACAAACTAAAAGCCAAACTGATGTCAGCATGGAACAACGTCAAATATG GTTGGACTGTAAAGTCTAAAACCTCCTTCAACAAGATGTCCCCAGTCTCTGTCCTGGGACACTCCTATCTGCTTAACAGTGAGG ACGAGGTGGAGCGCTTTCGTTTGGCTTTTGTGTCCAGGGTCTGGCTCACGTACAGGCGGGAGTTCCCTCCGATGGAGGGTTCCACCTGGACCACAGACTGTGGCTGGGGCTGCATGCTGCGCAGCGGCCAGATGCTGCTGGCACAGGGACTCCTGGTCCATTTGATGCCAAGAG ATTGGGCGTGGCCAGATGCTCAGCAGCTGACCGATGTGGACTTTGAGGTATTCAGACCAAATTCCCCAGCTCGGGCAGGTGGGGTCCCGATCCCTTCTTTTGGGTCCCCACGAGGATCTAACACCCCTGTGAAGTCCTTGCCAAGCGACCAGGTCCCTAAATCCAGCCAGAAGAAGAGGCCAGAGTGTGCAAGGGACAGACAAGCAGAGACCGTCCACCACGGGTTGGTCACATGGTTCGGAGATCAGCCCCTTGCACCTTTTGGAGTTCACCAACTGGTAGAAATTGGTAAAAGTTCAGGGAAGAAGGCTGGTGACTGGTATGGCCCCTCGATCGTGGCACACATACTGCG gaaAGCAGTAGCCAAAACCTGTGTTGTCCAGAACCTGGCTTTATATGTGGCTCAGGACTGTACAG TGTACAAAGAAGATGTGGCTCGTCTATGTGATCCGTCACTATGCCAGACTCCTCCTGATCCATCAAGTGAAACCTGGAAGTCTGTCATCATCCTGGTGCCTGTTCGGCTGGGGGGGGAGGCCCTCAACCCGTCTTACATAGAATGTGTCAAG AACATTCTAAAGTTGGAGTGTTGTATTGGAATCATCGGAGGAAAACCGAAGCATTCACTCTACTTCGTTGGCTTCCAAG ATGAGCAGCTGCTGTACCTGGACCCTCACTACTGCCAACCTGTGGTGGATGTAACACAAATCAACTTCTCACTGGAG TCCTTCCACTGCAGTTCTCCTAAGAAGATGCCCTTCACCCGCATGGATCCCAGCTGCACCATCGGCTTTTACGCCAAGAACAAGAAGGACTTTGAGTCTTTGTGTTCTGCTGTTAATGTA GCCCTGTCGTCAACCCAGGAGAAGTACCCCATCTTTACCTTCGTAGAGGGCCAGAGTCAGGACTACGGACTTGAGGGTCACAGCAGCATTCACAGCGGACCTGCAGCCCTCATCCTGCCCCCGGGCAAACTGGGCCAGAGTAACAACAGAAGACACAGTGACGAGTTTGTCTTCCTCTAA
- the LOC128432428 gene encoding uncharacterized protein LOC128432428 produces the protein MVDISIALEALGALCTGNVTSVQEQASPINLSRGNLHVVPQQNLSIKLLISTVLDGDETCKVSRTSFYRLQSVLSDSGGAAAPALDEIDGPIEKNLIMDEEEFFDPKYHYDFTKRTDKKIYYRGGEKYERPCGWQRFALKVLDKYHGNTWLGNRSCRTQSCPGEWPVSYHGTSRKGADCIIEDHYEPGPREVFGRGIYSTPDIDEASRYAKTFTSKNGKKYKVVLQNRVNPAYRKKYKNGLYWLVPIPQGTSEAEEQAMVERAIRPYGLLLKEVTVKKTHTKKHKKKHTKKR, from the exons ATGGTTGATATAAGCATTGCACTGGAGGCTCTGGGAGCACTCTGCACTGGCAACGTGACGTCTGTCCAGGAACAAGCATCACCAATTAATTTGTCCAGGGGGAACCTTCATGTGGTACCACAGCAGAATCTGTCCATCAAGCTTCTCATCTCTACTGTCTTGGATGGAGATGAAACCTG CAAAGTGTCAAGAACCAGCTTCTACCGGCTCCAGTCTGTCCTGTCCGACAGTGGTGGAGCTGCCGCTCCTGCACTGGACGAGATCGATGGTCCTATTGAGAAGAATCTCATTATGGATGAGGAAGAATTCTTTGACCCAAAGTATCATTATGATTTCACCAAGCGTACTGACAAAAAGATATATTATAGAGGTGGAGAAAAGTACGAGCGTCCATGCGGTTGGCAGCGATTTGCACTGAAG GTGCTGGACAAGTATCATGGGAATACCTGGCTGggaaacaggtcctgtagaacCCAGTCATGCCCAGGGGAGTGGCCTGTGTCTTACCACGGGACGTCAAGGAAAGGTGCCGACTGCATCATCGAAGATCATTACGAG CCAGGACCAAGGGAAGTCTTTGGCAGGGGGATTTACTCCACACCGGACATAGATGAAGCCAGCCGCTATGCCAAAACGTTCACCTCGAAGAATGGCAAGAAGTACAAAGTGGTTTTGCAGAATCGAGTCAACCCTGCGTACAGAAAGAAGTACAAGAACGGCCTCTACTGGCTGGTCCCCATTCCACAGGGAACATCAGAAGCAGAAGAGCAGGCTATGGTAGAGAGGGCAATCCGTCCTTATGGCCTTCTGCTGAAAGAGGTCactgttaaaaaaacacacacaaaaaaacacaaaaaaaaacacacaaaaaaacggTAA